From Miscanthus floridulus cultivar M001 chromosome 15, ASM1932011v1, whole genome shotgun sequence, the proteins below share one genomic window:
- the LOC136509355 gene encoding octanoyltransferase LIP2p, chloroplastic-like, giving the protein MALLPSPPCSPCHHRAAPAPLPAPTAASARHRRGSLRLAAAGGRSGPTAEPKPRPTPADRRRCECFDLHRQLVPYGEAYCWQKSIVERRKGLLDSGEDHSDTLIALQHPPVYTLGTRSKKEYLHFDMEDAPFEVHRNDRGGEVTYHGPGQLVMYPIMNLGYHKKDLDWYFRSLEEVIIRALKFAFSIKATRVEGLTGVWVGNQKVAAIGIHGSRMIVYHGLALNVTTDLAPFEMIDPCGIKDRGVGSVKNILQKASGAREIDDASLMDIAYDSMTKEFAELFQLSLDISPDCSFQ; this is encoded by the exons ATGGCCCTGCTGCCGTCGCCCCCCTGCTCCCCGTGCCACCACCGGGCCGCGCCCGCGCCCTTGCCGGCGCCCACGGCCGCCTCAGCGCGCCACCGGAGGGGAAGCCTGCGCCTCGCTGCAGCCGGCGGCCGCTCCGGCCCTACCGCCGAGCCGAAGCCCCGTCCCACCCCCGCCGACAGGAGGAG GTGCGAATGCTTTGACCTCCATCGGCAGTTAGTTCCTTATGGGGAAGCTTACTGTTGGCAGAAGTCCATTGTTGAGAGGAGGAAGGGGTTGCTAGACAGCGGCGAAGACCACTCTGACACCTTGATTGCTTTGCAACATCCACCGGTGTATACGTTGGGCACTAGAAGCAAGAAGGAATACCTCCATTTCGACATGGAAGATGCTCCTTTTGAGGTTCACCGTAATGATCGTGGTGGGGAAGTGACGTACCATGGCCCTGGACAG CTTGTCATGTACCCGATTATGAATTTGGGGTACCACAAAAAGGATCTTGACTGGTACTTTAGGTCACTTGAAGAAGTAATCATCCGTGCACTGAAATTCGCCTTCTCTATCAAGGCAACAAGAGTAGAAGGTCTCACTGGTGTTTGGGTTG GGAACCAGAAAGTTGCTGCGATAGGGATTCATGGTTCCCGGATGATAGTTTATCATGGTCTAGCACTAAACGTCACAACTGACCTGGCCCCGTTTGAAATGATTGATCCTTGTGGCATAAAGGACCGTGGCGTGGGCAGCGTCAAGAACATACTACAGAAGGCATCTGGTGCAAGAGAAATCGATGATGCATCACTGATGGATATAGCATATGATTCCATGACCAAAGAGTTTGCTGAACTTTTCCAACTCAGTTTGGACATCAGCCCTGATTGCAGTTTTCAGTGA
- the LOC136508188 gene encoding RING-H2 finger protein ATL65-like produces the protein MRAPPPSSPAAPAPAPSAAVSSPPSPYAAFASLGPGPAPGPGPGPAPEPSAAFAGGRRGGGGGSSLSPPLIAMLAVVGAALLVVLYARLVTRVFRAARRRWRRRRRLRLLMIPGSSPSSRGGGDDSFASFTTYDNYYHTFSPYYGLDDAAIKSLPSAQYLATGSSSVSARGSGASRECAVCLLEFADGDELRALPLCAHAFHADCIDVWLRAHASCPLCRAAVALPPPVPSPLHRAAARRVRPSLDDLLFFHPVPPAHAPAAAAVGAGEQQQQAEIAPASPDQQLAVGARDFLLKRSYSFGFERSLAMVEAASTASPPWRYRVFSAAGAATDGGTTSRGRGFWSKRWPSPFGGGGGGAGGSAAARVFSFRSYRGGGGGAACKPSPFSRRFRGGGSGFFMSLASEPPSILAAAARRSSRAAAASSRLRCGDPEALLSPDRLSR, from the coding sequence atgcgcgcgccgccgccgtcgtcccctgCTGCCCCGGCGCCTGCTCCATCCGCCGCCGTCAGCTCGCCGCCTTCTCCCTACGCGGCGTTCGCGTCGCTGGGCCCAGGTCCGGCGCCGGGTCCGGGTCCAGGTCCGGCGCCTGAGCCGTCTGCGGCGTTCGCGGGCGGcaggcgcggcggtggcggcggatcgAGCCTGAGCCCGCCGCTCATCGCGATGCTGGCGGTGGTGGGCGCGGCGCTGCTGGTGGTGCTGTACGCGCGGCTGGTCACCCGCGTGTTccgcgcggcgcggcggcggtggcggcgccggcgccgcctccGGCTGCTGATGATCCCGGGGTCCTCCCCCTCGTCGCGCGGCGGCGGGGACGACTCGTTCGCGTCCTTCACCACGTACGACAACTACTACCACACCTTCTCGCCCTACTACGGCCTGGACGACGCCGCCATCAAGTCGCTCCCGTCGGCGCAGTACCTGGCCACcggctcgtcgtcggtgtcggcgCGGGGCTCCGGCGCGTCGAGGGAGTGCGCGGTGTGCCTGCTGGAGTTCGCGGACGGCGACGAGCTCCGCGCGCTGCCGCTGTGCGCGCACGCGTTCCACGCCGACTGCATCGACGTGTGGCTCCGCGCGCACGCGTCCTGCccgctctgccgcgccgccgtcgcgcTCCCCCCGCCCGTGCCGTCGCCGCTCCACCGCGCCGCTGCGCGCCGGGTGCGGCCCAGCCTCGACGACCTCCTCTTCTTCCACCCGGTGCCGCCTGCTcatgctccggcggcggcggcggtgggagcgggcgagcagcagcagcaggcggagATCGCGCCGGCCAGCCCGGACCAGCAGCTGGCGGTCGGCGCCAGGGACTTCCTGCTGAAGCGCTCCTACTCCTTCGGCTTCGAGCGCAGCCTCGCCATGGTGGAGGCGGCGTCCACGGCGTCGCCTCCGTGGCGGTACCGCGTGTTCTCCGCCGCAGGCGCCGCGACCGACGGCGGGACCACCTCCCGGGGCCGCGGCTTCTGGAGCAAGCGCTGGCCGTCCccgttcggcggcggcggcggcggcgcgggcggatCCGCGGCCGCACGCGTCTTCTCCTTCCGGTCGTaccgcggcggcggaggcggcgcggcGTGCAAGCCGTCCCCGTTCTCCCGCCGATTCCGCGGCGGCGGGAGCGGCTTCTTCATGTCGCTGGCGTCGGAGCCGCCCTCGATCCTGGCCGCCGCGGCGAGGCGGAGCAGCCGCGCGGCCGCCGCGTCGAGCCGGCTCCGGTGCGGCGACCCCGAGGCGCTGCTCTCGCCGGACCGGCTGAGCCGCTGA